One part of the Glycine soja cultivar W05 chromosome 11, ASM419377v2, whole genome shotgun sequence genome encodes these proteins:
- the LOC114375453 gene encoding uncharacterized protein LOC114375453, with amino-acid sequence MACLEMYNNSEHNKNNKGDNHHHHHQCAPMSPRISFSNDFVDVQQAMKLQEQRGGSSRSDTPVSSDFEFSVANYTMMSADELFFKGRLMSSTYVNTDNNNQQRATTTLKEELLINDDEYDHNFSLRPPKPSSTRWKGLLGLRKSHIGSKKPHKSTEASSSEASRSAFVNEGPPTSITFSGGVE; translated from the exons ATGGCATGCTTAGAAATGTACAACAACTCAGAgcacaacaagaacaacaaggGTGATaatcatcaccatcatcatcaatGCGCTCCAATGAGCCCAAGAATCTCTTTCTCAAATGATTTTGTGGATGTGCAACAAGCCATGAAGCTGCAAGAACAAAGAGGTGGCTCATCCAGATCAGACACGCCAGTGTCTTCAGACTTCGAGTTTTCAGTGGCAAACTACACCATGATGAGTGCTGATGAGCttttcttcaagggaaggttgatGTCGTCCACTTATGTTAACACGGACAACAACAACCAGCAGAGGGCCACCACCACTCTCAAGGAAGAGCTTCTTATAAATGATGATGAATATGATCATAATTTTTCTCTCAGGCCTCCCAAGCCTTCCTCAACTAGGTGGAAGGGACTTTTGGGTCTTAGAAAGTCTCACATTGGCTCCAAGAAGCCTCACAAAAGTACTGAAGCTAGTTCTTCAGAAGCATCAAGGTCTGCATTCGTCAACGAGGGACCTCCAACTAGTATCACTTTCTCAG GAGGTGTTGAATGA
- the LOC114374050 gene encoding cyclin-dependent kinase inhibitor 7-like, producing the protein MSAQVGVRTRAQAALAMEAVSSAEPSSKRKKISNSTNQEPKLSKTPRTSSSSAVKPATVTEMVQPVSPEMVQQRCLSPTSSEIPASCCSSNGSIGLDQDRIKLLDLEVESAQVETSTCNGGHEIERREMKRSSELRENSQEPEPMEINSHRVLSKAKAMPTELELEEFFAASEKDIQKRFQDRYNYDIVKDVPLEGRYEWVQLKP; encoded by the exons ATGTCTGCTCAGGTCGGTGTCAGGACACGAGCCCAAGCCGCATTAGCCATGGAAGCTGTTAGTTCTGCTGAACCATCATCCAAGAGAAAGAAGATCAGCAACAGTACTAACCAAGAGCCAAAACTCTCCAAGACTCCGAGAACGAGTTCTTCCTCCGCTGTCAAACCAGCGACGGTGACGGAGATGGTTCAGCCGGTGTCGCCGGAGATGGTTCAGCAACGCTGCCTGAGCCCTACCTCCAGTGAAATTCCGGCGTCTTGCTGCTCCAGCAACGGATCCATTGGCCTCGATCAGGACAGGATCAAGCTCTTAGATCTGGAG GTGGAGAGCGCGCAAGTTGAAACGTCGACGTGCAATGGTGGTCATGAAATTGAGAG GAGAGAGATGAAACGTTCCAGCGAGCTTCGCGAGAATTCTCAGGAGCCGGAGCCAATGGAGATCAATTCTCACCGTGTCTTATCAAAGGCAAAAGCCATGCCTACCGAATTGGAGCTCGAGGAATTCTTCGCTGCCTCGGAGAAAGACATTCAGAAACGATTTCAAGACAG ATACAATTATGATATTGTTAAGGACGTACCGCTGGAAGGACGCTACGAGTGGGTTCAGTTGAAGCCTTGA